GCGCGTGGTTGAGATCGACCAGGCGCTTCATCACGAAGGGTTTGAACAGCTCCAGAGCCATGGTCTTGGGCAGACCGGCCTGGTGGAGGTGCAGCTGCGGGCCCACCACGATGACCGAACGGCCCGAGTAGTCCACACGCTTGCCCAGCAGGTTCTGACGGAAGCGGCCCTGCTTGCCCTTGAGCATGTCGGACAGCGACTTGAGCGGACGGTTGCCCGGTCCGGTCACGGGACGCCCGCGACGTCCGTTGTCGAACAGCGAGTCGACGGCCTCCTGCAGCATCCGCTTCTCGTTGTTGACGATGATCTCGGGAGCGCCGAGGTCCAACAGACGCTTGAGGCGATTGTTGCGGTTGATCACGCGACGGTAGAGGTCGTTGAGGTCGGAGGTCGCGAAGCGTCCGCCGTCGAGCTGGACCATCGGACGCAGCTCGGGCGGGATCACCGGGACGACGTCGAGGACCATGCCCTCGGGATTGTTGTCGGTGGTCAGGAACGCGTTGACGACCTTGAGGCGCTTCAGCGCCCTTGTCTTGCGCTGTCCCTTGCCCGTGTTGATCAGCTCACGCAGCTTCTCGGCTTCGGCTTCGAGATCGAAGTCGAGCAGACGCTTCTGGATCGCCTCGGCACCCATCGCACCGGTGAAGTACAGACCGAAGCGGTGGAACATATCGCGGTACAGGCCCTCGTCGCCTTCGAGGTCGTTGACCTTGAGGTTCTTGAACCTGTCCCACACCTGCTCAATACGGTCGACCTCACGGTCGGCGTTCTTGCGCAGCTTCTCCATTTCCTTCTCTGCCGTCTCGCGCAGCTTCTTCTTGGCCGGAGCGGACCCGCCGTCGGCCTCGAGTGCTGCCAAGTCCTCTTCGAGCTTCTTGGCGCGACGATCGATGTCCGCGTCACGACGAGTGCCGATCTGCTGCTTCTCGATGTCGATCTTGTTCTGCAGGCTGGGCAGATCCCGGTGGCGGGAATCCTCATCCACCGAGGTGATCATGTAGGCCGCGAAGTAGATGATCTTCTCGAGATCCTTCGGAGCCAGGTCCAGCAGGTAGCCCAAGCGCGAGGGGACGCCCTTGAAGTACCAGATGTGAGTGACCGATGCGGCCAGCTCGATGTGTCCCATACGCTCACGACGCACCTTGGCCCGGGTCACCTCGACACCGCAGCGTTCGCAGATGATGCCCTTGAAGCGGACACGCTTGTATTTGCCGCAGGCGCACTCCCAATCGCGAGTGGGTCCGAAGATCTTCTCGCAGAAGAGTCCGTCCTTCTCGGGCTTGAGTGTGCGGTAGTTGATGGTCTCAGGCTTTTTCACCTCACCGTGTGACCAGCTGCGGATGGATTCCGCAGTGGCAAGACCGATACGCAGCTCATCAAAGAAATTGACGTCAGGCACGTAAATCCTCTTTCCTGGCGATGAACGTCCGGTTCATCGCGAAGTTGTGTCGGTTGAAGTGGAAGTCCTCAGACTTCTTCCACGGTCTGAGCTTCGCGGTACGACAGGTCGATGCCGAGCTCTTCAGCCGCCCGGTAGACTTCGTCCTCCGAGTCGCGCATCTCGACCTCATCGCCGTCCGAAGACAGAACTTCGACGTTGAGGCACAGGGACTGCATCTCCTTGATGAGGACCTTGAACGACTCGGGGATTCCCGGGTCGGGCAGGTTATCACCCTTGACGATGGCCTCGTAGACCTTCACACGGCCGGGAATGTCATCCGACTTGATCGTCAGCAGCTCCTGCAGCGTGTATGCCGCGCCATAGGCCTCGAGGGCCCAGACTTCCATCTCACCGAAGCGCTGACCGCCGAACTGCGCCTTACCACCGAGCGGCTGCTGGGTGATCATCGAGTACGGTCCTGTCGAACGCGCGTGGATCTTGTCGTCGACGAGGTGGTGGAGCTTGAGCATGTACATGTAGCCGACGGCGATCGGGTACGGGAACGGCTCACCGGAGCGACCGTCGAACAGCTGGGCCTTGCCCGAGGAATCGATGAGTCGATCCCCATCGCGGTTCGGAGTCGTCGAATCCAGCAGTCCGCGCAGCTCCTGCTCGTGGGCACCGTCGAAGACAGGGGTCGCCAGATTGGTTCCGGCTTCGGCTTCGCGGGCCGCGTCCGGCAGCTCTGCGGCCCATTCGGGGTTGCCTTCGATCTTCCATCCCTGCTTCGAGATCCACCCGAGGTGGACTTCGAAGACCTGGCCGATGTTCATACGACGGGGAACACCGTGGGGGTTGAGGATGATGTCGACGGGAGTTCCGTCGGCCAGGAACGGCATGTCCTCAACGGGCAGGATGGTCGAGATGACGCCCTTGTTGCCGTGACGACCGGCCATCTTGTCACCGATGGTGATCTTACGGCGCTGGGCGACGTAGACGCGGACCATCTGGTTGACGCCCGGCGAGAGCTCGTCGTCCTCCTCACGGTCGAAGACACGGACGCCGATGACGGTTCCGATCTCACCGTGGGGAACGCGTAGAGAGGTGTCGCGGACTTCGCGGGACTTCTCTCCGAAGATCGCGCGAAGCAGGCGCTCCTCCGGAGTCAGCTCGGTCTCGCCCTTCGGGGTGACCTTGCCGACGAGGATGTCGCCGTCGGTGACTTCGGCGCCGATGCGGATGATGCCGCGGTCGTCGAGGTCGGCCAGGGCATCCGGCGAGATGTTCGGGATGTCGCGCGTGATCTCCTCGGCACCGAGTTTGGTGTCGCGAGCGTCGACCTCGTGCTCCTCGATGTGGATCGAGGACAGGACGTCGTCCTGGACGAGACGCTGGGAGAGGATGATCGCGTCCTCGAAGTTGTAGCCCTCCCAGGACATGAATGCCACGAGGAGGTTCTTGCCCAGCGCCATCTCACCGTTCTCCGTGGACGGTCCGTCGGCCAGGACAGTGCCCGTCTCGACGCGATCGCCCTCGTCGGCGAGGATGCGCTGGTTGTACGAGGTTCCGTGGTTGGAGCGCTTGAACTTCGAGGCACGGTAGGTCTGCATCGTGCCGTCGTCGGCGAGGACGGTGACGAAGTCGGCGGACACCTCGGTGACCACACCGGGCCGATCGGCGGCGATGACATCGCCGGCGTCGACTGCGGCACGGTATTCCATGCCGGTGCCGACGACCGGGGACTCGGCCATCACCAGCGGCACGGCCTGACGCTGCATGTTCGCACCCATGAGGGCGCGGTTGGCGTCATCGTGTTCGAGGAACGGAATCAGCGCGGAGGCGACAGACACCATCTGACGTGCGGAGACGTCCATGAAGTCGATCGTGTCGTACTGGACCAGCTCGGCCTCGCCGCCGCCGCCCTTAGGACGTGCGAGGACTTCCACCTCGGCGAAGCGCTGCTCTTCCGTCAACGGCGCATTGGCCTGCGCGATGTTGAATTCGAGCTCGTCGTCGGCCGTCAGGTACTGGGTGTCATCGGTGACGACACCGTCGACAACCTTGCGGTAAGGCGTCTCGATGAAGCCGAACGGGTTGATGCGGGCGTACGACGCCAGCGAGCCGATGAGGCCGATGTTCGGACCCTCAGGAGTCTCGATCGGGCACATGCGTCCGTAGTGCGAGGGGTGGACGTCGCGGACTTCCATGGCGGCACGGTCACGCGAGAGACCACCGGGTCCCAGCGCGGACAGGCGGCGCTTGTGTGTCAGTCCCGCGAGCGGGTTGTTCTGATCCATGAATTGCGAGAGCTGCGAGGTGCCGAAGAACTCCTTGATCGCAGCCACCACGGGGCGGATGTTGATCAGGGTCTGAGGCGTGATCGCTTCGACGTCCTGGGTCGTCATGCGCTCACGGACGACGCGCTCCATGCGGGACAGGCCCGTGCGGACCTGGTTCTCGATGAGCTCGCCGACCGCACGGATGCGGCGGTTGCCGAAGTGGTCGATGTCGTCGAGCTTGACGCTGAGCTCGACGTCCTCACCGTCGCGGACACCCTTGGCGGTGTCGACCCCGGCGTGCAGGGACACGAGGTAGCGGATGGTCGCCACGACGTCATCGGTCGAGAGGACCGAGTCGGACAGCGGTGCTTCGACTCCCAGCTTGCGGTTGACCTTGTAGCGCCCGACCTTGGCCAGGTCGTAGCGCTTGGGGTTGAAGTACAGGTTGTTGAGCAGGTTGCGTGCCGCCTCGGCGGTCGCGGGCTCTGCCGGGCGCAGCTTCTTGTAGATGTCGAGCAGCGCCTCGTCCTGGGTGTTGACCGTATCCTTGGCCATGGTCTCGCGGATCGACTCGAACTCGCCGAACTCCTCGAGGATCTTGGCCTCGGACCAGCCGAGGGCCTTGAGCAGAACGGTCACGGACTGCTTGCGCTTGCGGTCGAGTCGCACGCCGACCTGGTCGCGCTTGTCGACCTCGAACTCCAGCCAGGCACCGCGGGAGGGGATGATCTTCGCGGTGAAGATGTCCTTGTCCGTGGTCTTGTCGACGCTGGATTCGAAGTAGGCGCCGGGCGAACGCACGAGCTGCGAGACGACGACGCGCTCGGTGCCGTTGACGATGAACGTGCCCTTGTCGGTCATCAGGGGGAAATCGCCCATGAAGACCGTCTGACTCTTGATCTCGCCGGTGTTGTTGTTCATGAATTCGGCGGTCACATACAGTGGCGCCGAGTACGTCATGTCGCGTTCCTTGCACTCATCGATGGAGTACTTCGCGGCTTCGAACCGGTGCTCCCGGAACGACAGCGACATCGATCCACCGAAGTCCTCGATCGGTGAGATCTCTTCGAAGATGTCTTCCAGCCCGGAGGTGGTCGCGACGGAATCGTCTCCGATCTCGATGGCTTCGGCGACGCGGTCCTGCCACGTCTCTGAGCCGATGAGCCAGTCGAAGCTGTCCGTCTGCAGACCGAGCAGATCGGGAACCTCGAGCGGCTCGCGAATCTTCGCGAAGGAGATTCTCTTAGGGGGGTTAGCGGTCCTGGTATTATCGTTGGCGTCGGCCAATGGGGTCCTTCCGAGTGCTTCACCAATTGATAGGTTGACTGCCCACCCGAAGTCACATCGTCGATCGCAGGAGTGTCAGGTTTCGACACTGGGCGATGGCGTGGTTCACTTGAGTGGAAATGAGTGCCCCCCGCTATATGAAGGCACGCCACAGGCAGAGCAACGCAAATATCAAGCTTATAGCAATCGGTCAAGTCATGCAAGGCACTTCTTCCACAGTCCCACCCATGCCCACGTTGCGAACCCCGCCCGGTCGTTGATGGCCAGCATCCACGAGTTCTCCACCGCGTTCCACGTATAGATCCGCTCCACGTTCGTGTGCTCGGCCAGTGCCACATGGTTGGCGATCTTGAGTGCCGCTCCGAGACCGTGCCCGCGATGTTGCCGTGTCACGAGGGTAGACCCTTGCCAGCCCACCTCGGGGCGTTCGTCGAAGTGTGCGATCTCGCTGAATCCAGCGGCCTCCTCCCCCCCCCTTGAGCGCGAGGGCAGTGCTCACGAGCTCTCGGGCATCTGCCCGCTTCGTGTCGAGGGCGCGCACGCGCGCAGCGTCCCAGCTCTCTTCCTCGCCGAATTCCTGGGCTCCGGGGGGTATCTCCGTCGACATCCTCTGATGCAGCCGTGCGATCTGCTCGAGACGATGCGCGGGTGTCGAGCCATTCCAGGTTTCGATCGTGTACCCGGTGTCGAGACGACACCGGGCAGCCCGACGGCAGTCATGGTCTGCGCCACGGAGCATCGTTCCAGCTGTTTGAATACGTACCCGTGCCGGTGCAGAAAGGCGACGTCCGACTGCCCGATGGGCAGGCTCCCCGCTCCGGATTCGGCTGCGATGTGGGCACGGCGCAGATCGGCATCACGAGTCGAGGACGGAATTTCGCACCAACTGCTCAGCCGGGTCCGCCCCTGCCCGGCCAGACTCGCCTCCATCGCGGCAAGCAGCTTCGCCCCCACCCCCTATCCGCGCCTCTCGGGATGGACCGAGCACCACACGTCGGCGACGTCGAGGTTGTCCCGAAGCGTCAGGTACGCGATCCCCTTGGCCACGATGGCCCCATCGACACGACCGATCCAGGTCTGATGCGTGAAATAGTCGTTCGGTGACAGCAGCTGGAGTCGCACTTCGTCGAATCGTGGATCGAAATCGGCGCCGAGACCCGAAGCTCTGTTGACGAGCATGTCGAAATCGACCACCTCGGCGAGGATCTCATCGATGTCATCGGCGGCGCGAGACCCGGCGGGGATGTGAGTGATCTCCATGAGCTGACATTCTAGACTTCACTCATGGTCAATGTCAGCGTCCTCAGTCAGAATCCGGCCACAGTCAACTGCGGAATCATCACGGGAGCCCACCGCAGCCTCATCGTCGATTCGGGTCCCGGCCCCAGCACCGCGACCCGGCTGGTCCGCAGGGCCGAACAGCTCAATCTCGAGGCGACCGGTCGTCCCCACCCCATCGATGCCGTCACCACACACGACCATTGGGATCACTTCTTCGGCAACGGCACCTTGGCCGCAGCCGGTGTGGAGACCTTCTACGTCTCCGAGTCGTTCGCCCGGGACCAGGAGGCGAGCGCATGGATCGCCCTCGATGCTGTCCTCAATGCGCCCGAGACCGCCGATATCGCAGAGGAGCTGCCCACCGATCCCACCGCTCTCATCGTCGCGACGACTCCCATCGACGCCGGCCCGGGGTCGGGTGCGACGATCGACCTCGGCGACTGCCGAATCGAATTCCATGTCCTGAGCGGGCACTCGACCGCCGACGTCGTCGTGCGTCTGGTCGACCATGGCATCGTCTTCACCGGTGACCTCGTCGAGGAGGGCGATCCCCCGCAGGCGGGCAGCGATGCCTCGTTGAGCGAATGGGCGGCCGGCCTGCGCATGCTGCTGTCGTTTTCCGAAGCCACAGTGTTCGTACCCGGCCACGGTGTGCCCGTCGACCGCGCCTTCGTCGAGCGTCAGCTTGCCGACATCGATGGTATGCGGATGAATCAGGCCGACGCCGAGGTGGCTCTGCCCGCCCGTGTCATGCCCGGCGACTGCGACCGGGCGATCCCGCGCGAAGAGGTCATCTGTCCCGCCGCTTCAAAGCGGTGACGAGGTCGGAGCCGATCGAGCCGAAGAGGGTCTCGGCCCAGACGCTCGAACCTTCGACATAGGGCTGTCTCCGTCGAAGATCCACTGCAGCTGACCGTCGGCCTGCAGATCCGGTTGGCAGCCGTGGCACACCGGCACCCGCACGCTGGGCGAGTTCGCATCGATCCGGGCCTACTCCTGAGCTTCGCCGTGCAGCGGGTTGATCGCGCACAGAAGTCGTCGCTCTTCGAGTGCATTAGCTCACCCGACTGCTTCGGCGTGACCGGTCCGTTGTCATCGACCAGGTACGCCTGAGACTTGGCGCCGGAGTCGGCCTCGGTGAAGAGGACGATCGTCTGCTCTGTTCCCTGGTCCCTGTGGACCGAGTAGGCCAGTGCGGCGGTGAACTGCGGCCAGGGCTCTCCCAGACCGTCCGCTATCGGCATCTCCGGCACGACAGCGATGAAGAAGAGAAGACCCGAGCGTGCGGTCTCATCGGCGGCGTACTCCCACTCACTCAGGAACCGCGATCGCAGCCTGTCCTTCGGGCGCGCGCCATTCGTCTCAGTCACTTGACAAGGGTATTGAGGCCCATACTCAGACTCCGGCACTGTCACATTTCGGTTCTGCAACACTCTCGCCCTGGTGCCCGGGCGCCTGCCCGGATGCGAAGAGCCCCACAGCATCAGCTGTGGGGCTCTTCGATACGACGGCAGTCAGTGTGCTGCCGGTGAAATCACTTGAGGGTGACGGTTGCGCCTGCGCCCTCGAGAGTTTCCTTGGCCTTTTCGGCGACGTCCTGGGACACGCCTTCGACGACGGGCTTGGGGGCTCCGTCGACGAGGTCCTTGGCTTCCTTCAGTCCGAGGGAGGTGAGCCCACGAACTTCCTTGATGACGGGAACCTTCTTATCGCCGGCCGATTCGAGGATGACGTCGAATTCGGTCTGCTCTTCAGCAGGCTCTTCTGCGCCGGCGGCAGGGGCAGCGGCAACGGCGGCAGCCGGTGCGGCGGCTTCCACGTCGAAGACCTCTTCGAACTGCTTGACGAAGTCCGAGAGTTCGATCAGGGTGAGCTCTTTGAAACCTTCGAT
The Brevibacterium marinum genome window above contains:
- the rplL gene encoding 50S ribosomal protein L7/L12 — encoded protein: MAKLTPEELIEGFKELTLIELSDFVKQFEEVFDVEAAAPAAAVAAAPAAGAEEPAEEQTEFDVILESAGDKKVPVIKEVRGLTSLGLKEAKDLVDGAPKPVVEGVSQDVAEKAKETLEGAGATVTLK
- the rpoB gene encoding DNA-directed RNA polymerase subunit beta — encoded protein: MADANDNTRTANPPKRISFAKIREPLEVPDLLGLQTDSFDWLIGSETWQDRVAEAIEIGDDSVATTSGLEDIFEEISPIEDFGGSMSLSFREHRFEAAKYSIDECKERDMTYSAPLYVTAEFMNNNTGEIKSQTVFMGDFPLMTDKGTFIVNGTERVVVSQLVRSPGAYFESSVDKTTDKDIFTAKIIPSRGAWLEFEVDKRDQVGVRLDRKRKQSVTVLLKALGWSEAKILEEFGEFESIRETMAKDTVNTQDEALLDIYKKLRPAEPATAEAARNLLNNLYFNPKRYDLAKVGRYKVNRKLGVEAPLSDSVLSTDDVVATIRYLVSLHAGVDTAKGVRDGEDVELSVKLDDIDHFGNRRIRAVGELIENQVRTGLSRMERVVRERMTTQDVEAITPQTLINIRPVVAAIKEFFGTSQLSQFMDQNNPLAGLTHKRRLSALGPGGLSRDRAAMEVRDVHPSHYGRMCPIETPEGPNIGLIGSLASYARINPFGFIETPYRKVVDGVVTDDTQYLTADDELEFNIAQANAPLTEEQRFAEVEVLARPKGGGGEAELVQYDTIDFMDVSARQMVSVASALIPFLEHDDANRALMGANMQRQAVPLVMAESPVVGTGMEYRAAVDAGDVIAADRPGVVTEVSADFVTVLADDGTMQTYRASKFKRSNHGTSYNQRILADEGDRVETGTVLADGPSTENGEMALGKNLLVAFMSWEGYNFEDAIILSQRLVQDDVLSSIHIEEHEVDARDTKLGAEEITRDIPNISPDALADLDDRGIIRIGAEVTDGDILVGKVTPKGETELTPEERLLRAIFGEKSREVRDTSLRVPHGEIGTVIGVRVFDREEDDELSPGVNQMVRVYVAQRRKITIGDKMAGRHGNKGVISTILPVEDMPFLADGTPVDIILNPHGVPRRMNIGQVFEVHLGWISKQGWKIEGNPEWAAELPDAAREAEAGTNLATPVFDGAHEQELRGLLDSTTPNRDGDRLIDSSGKAQLFDGRSGEPFPYPIAVGYMYMLKLHHLVDDKIHARSTGPYSMITQQPLGGKAQFGGQRFGEMEVWALEAYGAAYTLQELLTIKSDDIPGRVKVYEAIVKGDNLPDPGIPESFKVLIKEMQSLCLNVEVLSSDGDEVEMRDSEDEVYRAAEELGIDLSYREAQTVEEV
- a CDS encoding MBL fold metallo-hydrolase, which translates into the protein MVNVSVLSQNPATVNCGIITGAHRSLIVDSGPGPSTATRLVRRAEQLNLEATGRPHPIDAVTTHDHWDHFFGNGTLAAAGVETFYVSESFARDQEASAWIALDAVLNAPETADIAEELPTDPTALIVATTPIDAGPGSGATIDLGDCRIEFHVLSGHSTADVVVRLVDHGIVFTGDLVEEGDPPQAGSDASLSEWAAGLRMLLSFSEATVFVPGHGVPVDRAFVERQLADIDGMRMNQADAEVALPARVMPGDCDRAIPREEVICPAASKR